In the Leptospira limi genome, one interval contains:
- a CDS encoding LIC_11548 family sensor histidine kinase, whose protein sequence is MPSKFSRFLPSLSDENRYYLRDIFIFFLTLAISVGFSELVFFREEEDISFYSKLDTYVFILIPFFILSLILSYIYRNRRNRETGKIRSSIRYRLTLAFLFVALVPSLPIFILSSNLTGRLIEGFYRVDISNALRSANLLVHQVERENQNSFLELVSKFRSGLLREKSDGFMIFQNGIKDGLIEKNEYYLGYREKNKIQFESKNLFRQFSALEFVESNKIGIFLSRYYDPEKSYLVAKFNLENDRTVIIAERIHKGMESDVLNIINATSTYEKVSLWKEKIPFSVRMTIASFSFSMFLIAISFSFLFARRISKPIIDLANATKKVSLGESDVRLEKTEEGEMGILIDSFNQMVSDLKAKSDELMHTQRIAAWKEVAQRMAHEIKNPLTPIQLSAQRIQRKFQNPKKENLESVIFDATETIIGQVRVLEHLVKEFSEFARMPVPVLINQHINPILEEAVALFRDTSDIEFELKLAQNLPELFLDKRLFLGVINNLIKNAVEAILSHDNAKEEMDILETKRKKIRVMSKLQKKALRKSVIVEIDDSGPGLKEEWREKIFEPYFSTKEKHGSGIGLTIVQKTIIDHHGHISVENSKLGGCKFRIELPLELS, encoded by the coding sequence ATGCCAAGTAAATTCTCTCGTTTCTTGCCATCTCTTTCTGACGAAAATCGTTATTATTTACGCGATATTTTTATCTTTTTTTTGACGTTAGCCATCTCCGTTGGTTTTTCGGAACTTGTTTTCTTCAGGGAAGAAGAAGATATATCTTTTTATTCCAAATTAGATACTTACGTCTTCATTCTCATTCCGTTTTTTATTCTCTCTTTGATATTGAGTTATATCTATAGGAATCGCAGAAATCGTGAAACTGGTAAAATTCGAAGTTCCATCCGCTATCGACTCACACTTGCGTTTCTATTTGTTGCACTTGTTCCTTCTTTACCTATTTTTATTCTGTCATCTAACCTAACCGGAAGGCTCATTGAAGGTTTTTATCGAGTTGATATATCGAATGCGTTACGTTCCGCAAATTTACTTGTCCACCAGGTAGAGAGAGAAAATCAAAATTCCTTTTTGGAACTAGTCTCTAAGTTTCGTTCGGGTTTACTCCGTGAAAAATCGGATGGATTTATGATTTTTCAGAACGGTATCAAAGATGGACTGATTGAAAAAAATGAATACTACTTAGGTTACCGTGAAAAAAATAAAATTCAATTTGAATCCAAAAATTTATTTCGTCAATTTTCAGCTTTGGAGTTTGTAGAATCCAACAAAATTGGAATCTTCTTAAGTCGCTATTATGATCCAGAGAAATCCTATTTAGTTGCAAAATTTAATTTAGAGAATGACCGAACTGTCATTATTGCAGAACGAATCCATAAAGGAATGGAGTCAGATGTATTAAATATCATTAATGCAACTTCAACTTATGAAAAGGTGAGTTTGTGGAAGGAAAAAATTCCGTTTAGTGTTCGCATGACGATTGCTAGTTTTTCATTCTCCATGTTTCTAATTGCGATATCATTTTCCTTTTTATTTGCAAGGCGCATTTCCAAACCCATTATCGATTTGGCAAATGCTACAAAGAAAGTTTCTCTTGGCGAATCTGATGTTCGATTAGAAAAAACAGAAGAAGGAGAAATGGGCATTTTGATTGATAGTTTCAATCAAATGGTAAGTGATTTAAAAGCAAAATCCGATGAGCTCATGCACACACAAAGGATTGCCGCTTGGAAAGAAGTAGCACAACGGATGGCACACGAAATCAAAAACCCACTTACACCCATCCAACTTTCGGCACAAAGGATCCAACGAAAATTCCAAAATCCAAAAAAAGAAAATTTAGAATCAGTGATTTTTGATGCAACGGAAACCATCATCGGCCAGGTACGTGTTCTGGAACATTTGGTGAAGGAGTTTAGCGAATTTGCAAGGATGCCTGTTCCTGTCCTCATCAACCAACACATCAATCCAATCTTAGAAGAAGCAGTAGCACTTTTTCGAGATACCTCTGATATTGAATTTGAACTAAAATTAGCACAAAATTTACCAGAATTATTCCTCGATAAACGATTGTTTCTTGGTGTAATCAATAATCTTATTAAAAATGCAGTGGAAGCAATTTTGTCTCATGACAATGCAAAAGAAGAGATGGACATTTTGGAAACGAAACGTAAAAAAATTCGAGTCATGTCAAAACTGCAAAAAAAAGCACTGAGAAAAAGTGTCATCGTTGAAATTGATGATTCTGGTCCTGGTCTTAAGGAAGAATGGAGGGAAAAAATTTTTGAACCTTATTTTTCAACAAAGGAAAAACATGGATCTGGAATTGGTCTGACCATTGTCCAAAAAACAATCATTGACCACCATGGTCACATTTCAGTTGAAAATTCAAAATTAGGTGGATGTAAGTTTCGAATCGAACTTCCCTTGGAACTTTCCTAA
- a CDS encoding PASTA domain-containing protein — translation MKEKFLKILPYSGYVLFVSLGLLVFFVAAFLVVVVRTKEEQKVMMPYVIGKNYIEVHNELQRLQLKVRLESERIPEKTDGIILSQSIDAGKEVEAGSKLYLTVNIGFDRVTIPDVKGQDLKRAKAILEKVLSGEVYVPLQIGGITYVPAVGDEPADTIIDQIPAPGKETHSGEKIYLLVTEANPDKKTNQTLKDGSDESKLVGIPVPFAVDYLQRKKIPYRIKEATKPEFREGHGLVSSLDLKPTGAEIGAFYLKPSTSLVQDYEFLEYEIDDDDIYSAKVSYTKPGEDVEIEKEILTSQSLKEDEIVRLVVHRFANTKVTLLGKETGVAKVWKLKGKY, via the coding sequence GTGAAAGAAAAGTTTCTTAAAATTTTACCTTACAGTGGTTATGTTCTATTTGTTTCCTTAGGACTTTTAGTATTTTTTGTCGCTGCCTTCCTTGTTGTTGTAGTTCGTACCAAAGAAGAACAAAAGGTCATGATGCCTTATGTGATAGGGAAAAACTACATCGAAGTACATAACGAACTCCAACGTTTGCAACTCAAAGTGAGATTGGAATCAGAACGGATCCCTGAAAAAACAGATGGGATCATTTTAAGCCAATCCATTGATGCGGGAAAAGAAGTGGAGGCTGGGTCCAAATTGTACCTTACTGTCAACATTGGGTTTGACCGAGTGACAATCCCTGATGTCAAAGGACAAGACCTCAAACGTGCCAAGGCTATATTGGAAAAAGTATTATCTGGTGAAGTTTACGTTCCCTTACAAATTGGTGGGATCACTTATGTTCCTGCCGTGGGAGATGAACCAGCTGATACTATCATCGACCAAATCCCTGCACCAGGAAAAGAAACCCATTCCGGCGAAAAAATTTACCTCCTTGTGACGGAAGCGAATCCAGATAAAAAAACCAACCAAACTTTAAAAGATGGTTCCGATGAATCCAAGTTAGTTGGCATTCCTGTGCCTTTTGCCGTGGATTATTTACAAAGGAAAAAAATTCCCTACCGCATCAAAGAGGCCACAAAACCTGAGTTTCGTGAAGGGCATGGACTTGTTTCTTCCTTAGATTTAAAACCAACAGGTGCCGAAATTGGAGCATTTTATCTAAAACCTTCTACCTCGCTAGTACAAGATTACGAATTTTTAGAATACGAAATTGATGATGATGATATTTATTCCGCTAAGGTAAGTTACACGAAACCTGGTGAAGACGTAGAAATCGAAAAAGAAATTCTAACAAGCCAAAGCCTAAAAGAAGATGAAATTGTACGTTTGGTTGTCCATCGTTTCGCCAATACCAAAGTCACTCTTTTGGGAAAAGAAACGGGTGTTGCCAAAGTTTGGAAATTAAAAGGAAAATACTAA
- the rpe gene encoding ribulose-phosphate 3-epimerase has product MKISASILAAKLTGLSQELPTYQQENIDLIHIDVMDGNFVPQISFGEAFTKEVKSHTDIPLDVHLMVSNPELHVPKYFELKPYCITFHIETTNFSVRLAEEIRKAGIKVGVSLNPQTPPESISQILPYLDLVLLMTVDPGFYGQSFVKSGFEKIAAVRKLTKPYNIELEVDGGVNESNMEELAKLGVDITVVGSGLYKTGDPNAQGKKLKELAASARTRS; this is encoded by the coding sequence ATGAAAATATCTGCATCCATTCTTGCTGCAAAACTCACTGGTCTGTCGCAGGAACTTCCTACATACCAACAGGAGAATATTGATCTTATCCATATTGATGTGATGGATGGGAATTTTGTACCACAAATTTCCTTTGGGGAAGCTTTCACAAAAGAAGTCAAATCACACACAGACATCCCACTGGACGTTCACCTCATGGTGAGTAACCCAGAACTCCATGTTCCAAAATACTTTGAACTCAAACCTTATTGTATTACATTCCATATTGAAACGACAAATTTCTCGGTAAGACTTGCGGAAGAGATCCGAAAAGCAGGGATCAAGGTAGGTGTTTCTTTAAACCCACAAACCCCTCCTGAATCCATCTCACAAATTTTGCCCTATCTAGACCTTGTGTTACTCATGACAGTGGACCCTGGTTTTTATGGGCAATCTTTCGTGAAATCGGGTTTTGAAAAAATCGCCGCTGTTCGCAAACTCACAAAACCATACAATATCGAATTGGAAGTGGATGGGGGAGTGAACGAATCCAATATGGAAGAACTCGCAAAACTGGGTGTGGACATCACTGTCGTGGGCTCTGGGCTCTACAAAACGGGTGATCCTAACGCTCAAGGTAAAAAATTAAAGGAACTTGCTGCAAGTGCCAGAACTCGCTCTTGA
- the rimM gene encoding ribosome maturation factor RimM (Essential for efficient processing of 16S rRNA), whose product MSTKPSLVKVGVFGSSHGIKGSIKVFTEGETLSSLKAPTTCTVQDPLGKTTTIEIESIKPNGNHYLVKIKGYDTPETVVKYRGFSLLWKKEDLPKPNDGEIYTEDLIGLETISKETKTPLGYKVTDVIDNPAHPILECKPISGEGETILVPFLNRFVGDWNLETKTLEMIEWEQWIAL is encoded by the coding sequence TTGTCGACTAAACCAAGTTTAGTGAAAGTGGGGGTCTTTGGATCCTCACATGGAATCAAAGGGTCCATCAAAGTTTTCACAGAAGGGGAAACACTGAGTTCCCTGAAAGCTCCTACCACCTGCACTGTCCAAGATCCACTTGGCAAAACCACAACGATTGAAATTGAATCGATCAAACCAAATGGAAATCATTATCTCGTAAAGATCAAAGGCTATGACACACCCGAGACAGTTGTGAAGTATCGTGGATTTTCCTTGCTTTGGAAAAAGGAAGACCTTCCGAAACCAAACGATGGGGAAATTTATACAGAGGACTTAATTGGTCTAGAAACCATTTCCAAAGAAACCAAAACACCACTTGGTTACAAAGTCACTGACGTCATTGATAACCCAGCTCATCCAATTTTAGAATGTAAACCCATCTCAGGCGAAGGGGAAACCATTCTAGTTCCCTTTCTCAATCGATTTGTGGGTGATTGGAATTTAGAAACAAAAACACTTGAGATGATCGAATGGGAGCAGTGGATTGCGCTTTAA
- the trmD gene encoding tRNA (guanosine(37)-N1)-methyltransferase TrmD yields MRFNFITLFPEKITSYFDTGIPGKAVKQGVVEINTVHLRDFADNKHQKVDDTIYGGGPGMLLQVGPIYRALESLGEKKGKVILLSPSGELFNQTLAREIFDSSDTFTLISGYYEGVDHRVTEHLIDREVAIGNYVISSGDLAALVVADCLSRFVPGFLGKEESLLEESHNETEELEYPQYTKPYDFMGWTVPDVLLGGHHEEIRKWRQKNRKTRNHS; encoded by the coding sequence TTGCGCTTTAATTTCATCACCCTTTTCCCTGAAAAGATCACATCTTATTTTGATACAGGAATCCCTGGTAAAGCAGTCAAACAAGGGGTTGTGGAAATCAATACCGTTCACTTGCGAGACTTTGCCGACAACAAACACCAGAAGGTAGATGATACTATTTACGGTGGTGGGCCAGGCATGTTATTACAGGTGGGGCCCATTTACCGTGCCCTCGAATCTTTGGGTGAGAAAAAAGGGAAGGTCATTTTGCTAAGCCCATCAGGGGAACTTTTTAACCAAACCCTGGCTCGTGAAATATTTGATTCTTCTGATACCTTTACCTTGATTTCGGGGTATTATGAAGGTGTCGACCATCGTGTCACGGAGCATTTAATTGACAGGGAAGTGGCCATTGGAAACTATGTTATTTCATCGGGGGATTTAGCTGCTCTCGTTGTGGCAGATTGCCTGTCTCGGTTTGTACCGGGGTTTTTGGGGAAGGAAGAAAGCCTTCTCGAAGAATCACACAACGAAACGGAAGAATTAGAATACCCCCAGTATACAAAACCCTATGATTTTATGGGTTGGACTGTTCCTGACGTGCTCCTCGGTGGACATCATGAAGAGATCCGGAAATGGCGGCAAAAAAACCGCAAAACAAGAAATCATTCTTAG
- a CDS encoding HPr family phosphocarrier protein, whose protein sequence is MKQIQLKIREDSTGLHARPASLFVKVAASFPCEIFVMKDDIEVNGKSIMGLMMLALGPGTVFSVKADGNKEEEALQALETLVTHNFETNAK, encoded by the coding sequence TTGAAACAAATCCAATTAAAGATTAGAGAAGATAGTACAGGACTCCATGCAAGACCAGCATCTTTATTTGTAAAGGTAGCTGCCAGTTTTCCCTGTGAAATTTTTGTCATGAAGGATGACATCGAAGTGAATGGGAAATCGATTATGGGTCTTATGATGCTTGCTTTAGGACCAGGAACTGTGTTTTCCGTAAAAGCAGATGGAAACAAGGAGGAGGAGGCATTACAAGCTTTAGAAACTCTTGTAACTCATAATTTTGAAACAAATGCCAAGTAA
- the priA gene encoding replication restart helicase PriA, with protein MIQYAEIALNLSWESKTLTYVVPIGMTGLKPGMRVLVPLNGKEWDGVVIELHKNEPNYETLTILKQIDTEPVLTSEQIELATWMADHYLSSLGEALFLMVPKGKKRKIEKGKEFIIQSDLLHPLNEAQTIAFQEIKENNSFNTHLLYGITGSGKTEVYLHLMLEILKEPKGTVIFLVPEISLTYPTITRIETIFPGQVAVLHSHLRISEKFQNYLDLKEGKKRICIGTRSAIFAPVSDLRLVIMDEEHDGSYKENGSPRYHARQVALQRIQKSGGKLLLGSATPSVELYYLAKSGQIGFSKLEKRANPLAKLPQVEMAEKHEDKNLIVGDLQFKIADRLKKKEQIILLLNRRGYNPFIFSPNTKEFVHCPKCTATLCYHSDQTVRCHLCGYKSSFRNLKQMMGEDLELFGAGTQKLEEYLLSLFPQARIERLDQDSSKNKDVTRSVLEKLGEGELDILTGTQMIAKGLDYANVTLVGILNANHGLGVPDFRSSERTYALVSQVAGRAGRGEKPGEVIIQSNDPEHPVLKMAKEQNYPAFFEWELQFRKDLFYPPFARLARLVFRSKYEEVANKQSVLYSELIKEIKDDSIIMLGPSQCPFYKIDNNFRYHILLKSKSILALSTLLKETKQNFKVDSKCYIEYDLDPLELV; from the coding sequence ATGATCCAATATGCGGAAATTGCACTTAATTTATCTTGGGAAAGTAAAACTTTAACTTATGTAGTCCCAATTGGGATGACTGGTCTTAAACCAGGGATGAGAGTCCTTGTCCCACTCAATGGAAAAGAATGGGATGGAGTTGTCATTGAACTCCACAAGAATGAACCAAATTACGAAACCTTAACCATTCTCAAACAAATTGACACAGAACCTGTTCTCACTAGTGAACAAATAGAATTAGCCACTTGGATGGCAGACCATTATCTTTCTTCTCTTGGGGAAGCATTGTTTTTAATGGTACCGAAGGGCAAAAAAAGGAAAATTGAAAAAGGAAAAGAATTTATCATCCAATCTGATCTTTTACATCCATTAAATGAAGCACAAACAATAGCATTCCAAGAGATCAAAGAAAACAATTCTTTCAACACACATTTGTTATATGGAATTACGGGGAGTGGAAAAACAGAAGTATACCTTCATTTGATGTTGGAGATTTTAAAAGAACCAAAAGGGACAGTCATTTTCCTAGTGCCTGAAATTTCACTCACCTATCCCACCATAACTAGGATCGAAACTATTTTTCCAGGCCAAGTGGCTGTTTTACATTCTCACTTACGGATCTCCGAAAAATTCCAAAACTACTTGGATTTAAAGGAAGGGAAAAAACGAATTTGTATTGGTACAAGATCAGCCATCTTTGCCCCTGTTTCTGACCTAAGGCTTGTCATCATGGATGAGGAACATGATGGTTCCTATAAAGAAAACGGATCCCCTCGTTACCATGCCCGCCAAGTTGCATTGCAACGAATCCAAAAATCTGGTGGAAAACTTTTACTCGGATCGGCAACTCCAAGTGTTGAATTGTATTACCTTGCTAAGTCAGGGCAAATTGGTTTTTCGAAATTAGAGAAAAGGGCCAATCCATTGGCAAAACTTCCTCAGGTAGAAATGGCGGAAAAACATGAGGACAAAAATCTAATCGTAGGTGATTTACAATTTAAAATCGCTGACCGCCTTAAAAAAAAGGAACAAATCATTTTACTTCTGAATCGGCGTGGTTATAATCCGTTTATATTTTCACCTAACACAAAAGAATTTGTCCATTGTCCCAAGTGTACAGCAACCTTATGTTACCATTCCGACCAAACAGTACGTTGCCATTTATGTGGGTATAAATCTAGTTTTCGCAATTTAAAACAAATGATGGGTGAAGATTTGGAACTTTTTGGTGCTGGGACACAGAAATTAGAAGAGTATTTACTTTCTTTATTCCCACAAGCAAGGATTGAACGTCTCGATCAGGACAGTTCCAAAAACAAAGATGTGACCCGTTCCGTATTAGAAAAATTAGGGGAAGGGGAACTCGATATTTTGACAGGAACCCAAATGATTGCAAAAGGTTTAGATTATGCGAATGTGACCTTGGTTGGGATTCTTAACGCCAATCATGGGTTAGGTGTCCCTGATTTTCGCAGTAGCGAAAGAACTTATGCTCTTGTCTCCCAAGTTGCTGGTCGTGCTGGACGTGGGGAAAAACCAGGAGAAGTCATCATCCAATCGAACGATCCCGAACACCCTGTACTCAAAATGGCAAAGGAACAAAATTACCCTGCTTTTTTTGAATGGGAATTACAATTTAGAAAAGATTTGTTTTATCCACCATTTGCAAGACTTGCAAGACTAGTTTTTCGTTCTAAATACGAAGAGGTAGCAAACAAACAATCAGTGCTTTATAGTGAATTGATCAAAGAGATAAAAGATGATTCCATAATCATGTTAGGACCAAGCCAATGTCCTTTTTATAAAATTGATAATAACTTCCGTTATCATATTTTGCTAAAAAGTAAATCGATTTTAGCACTTAGTACTTTATTAAAAGAAACAAAACAAAACTTCAAAGTGGATTCTAAATGTTATATCGAATATGACTTAGATCCTTTGGAACTTGTATAA
- the rplS gene encoding 50S ribosomal protein L19 yields the protein MNQILETALAGEAKNELNFEIGDTVKVHYKIVESGKERVQVYEGVVISIANKSQSKTFTVRRVSYDIGVERIFPLHSPRIAKIELVRKGSVRRAKLFYLRDKKGKAGRIKERKGGQAIVAKDKKRQDEASKAAKAATAEAPSA from the coding sequence ATGAATCAGATTCTAGAAACAGCACTCGCAGGCGAAGCAAAGAACGAACTTAATTTCGAAATTGGTGATACTGTAAAAGTTCACTACAAAATCGTTGAATCTGGAAAAGAACGTGTTCAGGTTTACGAAGGTGTTGTGATCTCCATTGCGAACAAATCGCAAAGCAAAACTTTCACTGTAAGACGTGTTTCTTACGATATCGGAGTGGAACGAATTTTCCCACTCCATAGCCCAAGAATTGCAAAAATTGAACTCGTTCGGAAAGGATCTGTTCGTCGTGCAAAACTCTTTTATCTCCGTGATAAAAAAGGAAAAGCAGGACGTATCAAAGAAAGAAAAGGCGGACAAGCAATTGTTGCCAAAGACAAAAAGAGACAGGACGAAGCTTCTAAGGCAGCGAAAGCAGCCACAGCGGAAGCACCTAGCGCATAA
- the rpsP gene encoding 30S ribosomal protein S16: MVKLRLQRTGTKADPHYRIVAADIRAPRDGKFIEAIGHFHPTASAVKKATFNEEKTLSWLKKGAQPTETVLALLKKDDVWSKFKG, encoded by the coding sequence TTGGTTAAATTAAGATTACAAAGAACGGGAACAAAAGCAGACCCGCACTATCGCATTGTTGCAGCAGACATTCGCGCTCCACGAGATGGAAAATTCATCGAAGCGATCGGACACTTTCACCCAACTGCTTCTGCTGTTAAAAAGGCTACTTTCAACGAAGAAAAAACTCTTTCTTGGTTAAAAAAAGGCGCACAACCAACTGAGACTGTACTCGCTCTTTTGAAAAAAGACGACGTTTGGTCAAAATTCAAAGGTTAG
- a CDS encoding KH domain-containing protein, which produces MDSLVRYIVTSLVDQPDQVAVNQVPGEEETVIELRVAPKDLGKVIGKNGRIAKSLRTVLQAAGTKQGKNYTLEIVD; this is translated from the coding sequence ATGGATTCCTTAGTTCGTTATATCGTTACATCTCTCGTTGACCAACCAGACCAGGTAGCGGTCAACCAAGTACCCGGAGAGGAAGAAACTGTGATCGAACTTCGGGTGGCTCCAAAAGACCTCGGGAAGGTGATCGGAAAAAACGGAAGGATTGCAAAATCTCTTCGTACGGTGTTACAAGCCGCGGGAACCAAACAAGGCAAAAACTATACTTTAGAAATTGTCGACTAA
- the fmt gene encoding methionyl-tRNA formyltransferase: MKLSIGYFGSPEHSKELLRMILDAGIQVDYVVTNVDKPVGRKQIITPTPVKTLAEERGIPVIQSVRLRTDEEAQKKILSYKSPVHVVYAYGSIVPDIVFQDPKWGSINLHGSLLPKYRGASPVQSALLYGEEVTGFTIQYLAKEVDSGDIISQKSWMISKEETTGSLLQTITKAGGEEIIQLLKTVESTGERLIGTPQREEEATHCQKITANHRPVLWSKSANEIHNQIRALYPDPLATTEFREKKLILVSSDLVDKNAEEIPIPEGAKPGSFFLYQKKRLFCLCGDGNLLGIDTLQPEGKKPMKGFEFFNGARVLAGESFT; the protein is encoded by the coding sequence ATGAAACTTTCAATTGGGTATTTTGGTTCTCCGGAACATTCTAAAGAATTATTACGTATGATCCTTGATGCCGGGATTCAAGTCGATTATGTAGTGACTAATGTGGATAAACCCGTGGGACGAAAACAAATCATCACACCCACTCCAGTAAAAACTCTCGCCGAGGAACGTGGGATTCCCGTCATCCAATCGGTACGCCTTCGCACTGATGAGGAAGCGCAAAAAAAAATCCTATCTTACAAGTCTCCCGTGCATGTGGTCTATGCCTATGGTTCGATCGTTCCTGACATAGTGTTTCAGGATCCCAAATGGGGCAGTATCAATTTACATGGAAGTCTCCTTCCCAAATACAGAGGTGCCTCTCCCGTTCAAAGTGCTCTTCTATATGGAGAAGAAGTCACTGGCTTTACCATCCAATACCTGGCAAAAGAAGTTGATTCAGGGGATATCATTTCCCAAAAGTCATGGATGATCTCAAAGGAAGAAACAACAGGATCTCTCTTGCAAACCATCACAAAAGCAGGGGGGGAAGAGATCATCCAACTCTTAAAAACTGTAGAATCGACTGGAGAACGTTTGATTGGAACCCCACAAAGGGAAGAGGAAGCCACACATTGCCAAAAGATCACGGCAAACCATAGGCCAGTTCTCTGGTCAAAATCGGCAAATGAAATCCACAACCAAATCCGAGCACTTTACCCGGACCCACTCGCAACCACTGAATTCCGGGAGAAAAAGCTCATCCTTGTCTCCTCTGACTTGGTAGACAAAAATGCAGAAGAGATCCCGATCCCAGAAGGTGCGAAACCGGGTTCCTTTTTTCTCTACCAGAAAAAAAGGCTTTTCTGTCTCTGTGGAGACGGAAACCTGCTTGGTATAGATACCTTACAACCCGAAGGGAAAAAACCCATGAAAGGTTTTGAATTTTTTAATGGGGCACGGGTTTTAGCCGGAGAATCATTTACGTGA
- a CDS encoding sigma-54-dependent transcriptional regulator, whose product MQKLIYILDDEKEIRKSLRVILEDEDYLVEDFSNGKTLMKALSKERPSLLLLDVWVGKEDGLVILDECKKLYPSLPVVMISGHGTIELAVNATKKGAIDFLEKPLSIEKVIQTIETSLEKTKDSELPDFQLEVDQILGDSPSITRVKFSVFQAAETNARVFIFGENGTGKELTARSIHQNSKRKNEPYIEFNCASLPEDTIEQELFGSENLQGDQNEIKIGKWELAQHGTLFLDEVCDLSLSLQSKVLKVILDQKLERVGGKETIPVDVRIIAATNSNVEEAIREGKFREDLYYALNVIPIELPPLRERNQDIPLLAEFYLRKSISKNNLSAKTIDREGLDALSSHFWPGNVRELANIIERLSILVPGDTIRAKDVKEALHGFKKANEMVARGDLKHAKEEFERQYIIKTLQICEGNVTRTSKALGIERTHLYRKLRSLNISVEQLIEG is encoded by the coding sequence ATGCAGAAATTGATTTATATATTAGATGATGAAAAAGAAATTCGTAAATCATTACGAGTCATTTTAGAAGACGAAGACTATCTTGTGGAAGATTTTTCAAATGGCAAAACATTAATGAAAGCTTTGTCAAAAGAGAGACCTTCCTTGTTATTATTGGATGTTTGGGTTGGAAAGGAAGACGGTTTGGTCATTTTAGATGAATGTAAAAAACTTTATCCTAGTCTTCCTGTAGTGATGATTTCCGGTCATGGAACGATTGAACTTGCCGTAAATGCTACAAAAAAAGGTGCAATTGATTTTTTAGAGAAACCATTGTCGATTGAAAAGGTGATCCAAACGATCGAAACATCACTTGAAAAAACAAAGGATTCTGAACTGCCAGATTTTCAACTTGAGGTAGATCAAATTTTAGGTGATTCACCGTCCATCACTCGTGTTAAGTTTTCTGTTTTCCAAGCAGCAGAAACCAATGCCCGCGTTTTTATCTTTGGGGAAAATGGTACGGGAAAGGAATTAACTGCCAGGTCAATCCATCAAAATTCAAAACGGAAAAATGAACCTTACATTGAATTTAATTGTGCCTCCTTACCGGAAGATACAATTGAACAGGAGTTATTCGGATCAGAGAATTTGCAAGGGGATCAAAACGAAATAAAAATTGGGAAATGGGAACTTGCCCAACATGGCACGCTCTTTTTGGATGAAGTTTGTGATTTGAGTTTATCTTTACAATCGAAGGTATTAAAAGTCATTCTCGACCAAAAATTGGAAAGAGTGGGTGGTAAGGAAACCATCCCTGTTGATGTCCGGATCATTGCTGCTACTAATTCAAATGTAGAGGAAGCAATCCGAGAAGGAAAATTTAGAGAAGATTTGTATTATGCACTCAATGTAATTCCAATCGAATTACCTCCGTTACGTGAAAGAAACCAAGATATTCCTCTGCTCGCGGAATTTTATTTGAGAAAATCGATCTCAAAAAACAATTTATCCGCTAAAACCATTGATCGAGAAGGTCTCGACGCTCTTTCCTCCCATTTCTGGCCAGGGAATGTCAGGGAACTTGCCAACATCATTGAACGATTGAGTATCCTTGTTCCAGGTGATACAATCCGTGCAAAAGATGTAAAAGAAGCACTACACGGATTCAAAAAAGCAAATGAAATGGTGGCAAGGGGAGACTTAAAACATGCAAAAGAAGAATTTGAGCGCCAATACATCATCAAAACCTTACAAATTTGTGAAGGGAATGTGACCCGAACGTCAAAAGCACTTGGGATCGAACGAACACATTTATACAGAAAATTACGATCTCTCAATATTTCTGTGGAACAATTGATAGAGGGATAA